The proteins below are encoded in one region of Arthrobacter sp. CJ23:
- a CDS encoding ABC transporter permease, translating to MNFEWLGRQFDNIVFLLGWHVLLAVTPLILGLLIALPLGWWAHRSRRIYPLLVGVAGLLYTVPSLALFVLLPLVLGTKILDPMNIVAALTIYTVALLVRVVADALDSVPEDTVQAAKAMGYRGYQSLVKVELPVGVPVISAGLRVAAVSNVSLVSVAALLGIPQLGSLFTQGFQLRFFTPIIAGIILCVVLAMILDGLIILLNRWLTPWTPKVVAS from the coding sequence ATGAACTTCGAGTGGCTGGGCCGCCAGTTCGACAACATTGTCTTCCTGCTCGGCTGGCACGTCTTGCTGGCCGTCACCCCGCTGATCCTGGGCCTGCTGATCGCATTGCCCCTGGGCTGGTGGGCACACCGGAGCCGCCGCATCTACCCGCTGCTGGTGGGTGTCGCAGGCCTCCTCTACACCGTTCCGTCGCTTGCGCTGTTCGTGTTGCTGCCCTTGGTCCTTGGCACCAAGATCCTGGACCCCATGAACATCGTGGCCGCACTGACCATCTACACCGTGGCCCTGCTGGTGCGCGTAGTGGCAGACGCCCTGGACTCCGTTCCCGAGGACACCGTCCAGGCCGCCAAGGCCATGGGCTACCGCGGATACCAAAGCCTGGTGAAGGTGGAACTGCCCGTGGGTGTCCCCGTCATCAGCGCCGGCCTGCGCGTGGCCGCCGTATCCAACGTGAGCCTCGTATCCGTGGCCGCACTGTTGGGCATCCCGCAGCTTGGCTCGCTCTTCACCCAAGGCTTCCAGCTGCGCTTCTTTACCCCGATCATCGCCGGCATCATCCTCTGCGTGGTCCTGGCCATGATCCTGGACGGACTGATCATCCTTCTCAACCGGTGGCTGACACCGTGGACCCCCAAGGTGGTGGCATCGTGA
- a CDS encoding ATP-binding cassette domain-containing protein yields MIKFENVTKAYPDGTVAVDGLNLEAPTGKLTILVGPSGCGKTTSLRMINRLIEPTSGTIYLDDQPTSGMDAALLRRRIGYVIQHAGLFPHRTIVDNVATMPVLLGESRQKARTKALELMERVGLPASFAKRYPWQLSGGQQQRVGVARALASDPAFMLMDEPFSAVDPVVRGQLQEEFLRLQREIGKTIIMVTHDIDEALKLGDQVAVMRVGGKLAQMASPSELLTSPADEFVADFVGRDRGYRSLGFTKTAGAVAIGEEAVVQLGASAEEARAKASGAWVLVVDGGRKPLGWAQPELLDGELKREHLNLSGTSAAASGTMRQLLDAALSSPSRRGVVVNEHGELIGTVTATDVVKAIEAEPHLETAR; encoded by the coding sequence ATGATCAAGTTTGAAAATGTCACCAAGGCATACCCCGACGGTACTGTCGCCGTCGACGGCCTCAATCTGGAGGCGCCCACCGGCAAGCTGACCATCTTGGTTGGCCCGTCAGGCTGCGGCAAGACGACGTCCTTGAGGATGATCAACCGCCTCATCGAACCCACCAGCGGCACCATCTACCTGGATGACCAGCCCACCTCCGGCATGGACGCAGCGTTGCTTCGACGCAGGATCGGCTACGTCATCCAGCACGCCGGACTCTTCCCGCACCGCACCATCGTGGACAACGTCGCCACCATGCCGGTCCTGCTGGGCGAGAGCCGGCAGAAGGCCCGCACCAAGGCGCTTGAACTGATGGAGCGCGTCGGCCTGCCCGCCAGTTTCGCCAAGCGTTACCCGTGGCAGCTCTCCGGTGGCCAGCAGCAGCGCGTTGGCGTTGCCCGTGCCCTGGCTTCCGACCCGGCGTTCATGCTGATGGATGAGCCTTTCAGCGCCGTGGATCCCGTGGTCCGCGGGCAGCTGCAGGAGGAGTTCCTTCGCCTGCAGCGCGAGATCGGCAAGACCATCATCATGGTCACCCACGACATCGATGAAGCCCTCAAGCTCGGCGACCAGGTTGCCGTGATGCGCGTCGGCGGCAAGCTGGCCCAGATGGCTTCCCCGTCGGAGCTGCTCACCTCGCCGGCGGATGAATTCGTGGCGGACTTCGTCGGCCGTGACCGCGGCTACCGCTCGCTCGGTTTCACCAAGACGGCCGGGGCTGTGGCCATCGGCGAAGAGGCCGTGGTCCAGCTCGGCGCTTCTGCGGAAGAGGCCCGCGCCAAGGCCTCGGGTGCTTGGGTGTTGGTAGTCGACGGCGGCCGGAAGCCTCTCGGCTGGGCGCAGCCGGAGCTTCTCGATGGTGAGCTGAAGAGGGAGCACCTGAACCTCAGCGGCACCTCGGCGGCCGCATCCGGCACCATGCGCCAGCTGCTCGACGCCGCCCTCTCCTCGCCCAGCCGCCGCGGCGTGGTGGTCAATGAGCACGGCGAACTGATCGGCACCGTGACTGCCACGGACGTCGTCAAGGCCATTGAAGCCGAGCCACACCTGGAGACGGCGCGATGA
- a CDS encoding IclR family transcriptional regulator, with product MADSSTRTVERALALLGAVCSEGAIALSDAARFADLSPSTALRLLRTLEGSGFVSRDGGGNFRPGASIIQLGALALGKESLVALCTPAMKRLVAETRESCYLSIPGVGDTGIYIAIVEGTHSIRHSSWVGRSIPLEGTASGQVLKGEQPERGFAVVRSGVEDDVTAIAAPVVMGGRTVASLSIVVPSYRVDELKALKIGQQLVEEADNVLTLNTENHELPQESMEAK from the coding sequence ATGGCAGATTCCTCCACCCGGACAGTAGAGAGGGCGCTCGCCCTCTTGGGAGCAGTTTGTTCCGAAGGAGCCATTGCCCTGAGCGATGCCGCGAGGTTCGCGGACCTCTCGCCAAGCACCGCCCTTCGCCTCCTGCGCACGCTTGAAGGCAGCGGCTTTGTCTCCAGGGACGGCGGCGGGAACTTCCGCCCCGGCGCCAGCATCATCCAGCTGGGTGCACTGGCTCTCGGCAAAGAATCGCTCGTGGCGTTGTGCACACCCGCCATGAAGCGACTCGTCGCTGAAACGCGCGAATCCTGCTATCTGAGCATTCCCGGGGTTGGGGACACGGGAATCTACATCGCGATTGTTGAGGGCACTCATTCGATCAGGCACTCCAGCTGGGTGGGGCGGAGCATCCCGCTCGAAGGCACAGCCTCCGGCCAAGTACTCAAGGGCGAACAGCCCGAGCGTGGCTTTGCCGTGGTGCGGAGCGGTGTGGAGGACGACGTCACGGCCATCGCCGCGCCGGTGGTCATGGGGGGACGGACGGTGGCTTCCTTGAGCATCGTGGTTCCCAGCTACCGCGTGGACGAGCTGAAGGCCCTCAAGATCGGCCAGCAACTGGTGGAGGAAGCTGACAACGTCCTCACACTGAACACCGAAAACCATGAGCTACCCCAGGAAAGCATGGAAGCAAAATGA
- a CDS encoding allantoate amidohydrolase — protein METVNKLLDSIKDVGRDAVRGGYSRAVYSTPELDLRHWFIEQAQQRGLDVETDRNGIIWAWWGKPHDGALVTGSHLDSVPGGGAFDGPLGVASALAAVDILKARGVQPPRSLAITVFPEEEGSRFGVACLGSRLLTGAIDVHKALNLRDVNGDTFADVARGNGLDPRHVGPDPEALARIGDFVELHVEQGKGLGQGGPAIAVGSSILGHGRWKMSVGGQGNHAGTTLMADRSDPMVAAAQIVLAVRDIAAKQPDARATVGRLTPVPGGTNVIASRVDLWLDARHPDDAVTAQLIEAIYRSAREVAAGEGCTVTLTEESYSDTVHFDAELSRRISGVLPGAPVLATGAGHDAGVLAGYVPSAMLFVRNPSGISHSPEEYVADEDASAGAAALADVLEELL, from the coding sequence GTGGAAACCGTTAATAAGCTCCTTGACTCGATCAAGGACGTAGGCCGCGATGCGGTGCGCGGAGGTTACTCCAGGGCCGTCTACTCGACGCCCGAGCTCGACCTCAGGCACTGGTTCATCGAGCAGGCCCAACAGCGCGGCCTCGACGTCGAGACCGACCGCAACGGGATCATCTGGGCCTGGTGGGGAAAACCCCACGACGGCGCCCTGGTCACCGGCAGCCACCTCGATTCAGTCCCGGGCGGAGGAGCATTCGACGGACCGCTCGGCGTCGCTTCGGCGCTGGCCGCCGTCGATATCCTCAAGGCGCGCGGAGTTCAGCCGCCGCGCTCTTTGGCCATCACGGTCTTCCCGGAGGAAGAAGGGTCCCGCTTTGGTGTGGCCTGCCTGGGGTCGCGGCTCCTGACCGGGGCCATCGACGTCCACAAGGCGCTGAACCTGCGCGACGTCAACGGCGATACTTTCGCCGACGTCGCGCGGGGCAACGGGCTGGATCCCCGGCATGTCGGCCCCGATCCGGAGGCTTTGGCACGGATCGGCGACTTCGTTGAATTGCACGTGGAACAGGGCAAGGGGCTGGGGCAGGGCGGGCCGGCCATCGCCGTCGGAAGCTCGATCCTGGGCCATGGACGCTGGAAAATGAGCGTGGGCGGCCAAGGTAACCACGCCGGCACCACCCTCATGGCCGACCGCTCCGATCCGATGGTGGCGGCCGCGCAGATCGTACTCGCCGTGCGCGATATCGCCGCGAAGCAGCCGGATGCCCGGGCAACCGTCGGCCGCTTGACGCCCGTCCCGGGCGGTACCAATGTGATCGCGTCGCGCGTCGATCTGTGGCTTGATGCCCGCCACCCGGACGACGCCGTGACGGCGCAACTCATCGAAGCGATCTACCGTTCGGCCAGGGAAGTCGCGGCTGGCGAAGGATGCACGGTGACCCTCACCGAGGAGTCGTATAGCGATACCGTGCACTTCGATGCCGAGCTGAGCCGACGCATCAGCGGGGTCCTGCCGGGCGCTCCCGTGCTGGCAACCGGCGCAGGGCACGACGCGGGCGTGCTGGCCGGATACGTTCCCTCCGCGATGCTCTTTGTCCGCAATCCCAGCGGAATCTCGCATTCGCCGGAAGAGTACGTGGCTGACGAGGACGCCTCGGCCGGCGCGGCTGCCCTGGCGGATGTTCTGGAGGAACTTCTGTGA
- a CDS encoding formimidoylglutamate deiminase, with translation MNGFWCESALITVNGGTGAPEVAAGVRLETQDGRISNITTGVQPQQGDTKLLGITFPAAANAHSHAFHRVLRGRTHDGRGDFWVWREQMYRSASELTPEKYEKLATAVFAEMVVAGFSSVAEFHYVHHQLSGAPYAEPHAMELALVRAAMSAGIRLTLLDTLYLAGGIGTPLSPEQARFGDAGVEAWLDRLSSLRTAIAKDYSPDLVSVGAALHSVRAVPEEDLKVVARELPADIPLHIHLSEQPAENEACLEAYGTTPAGLLERHGLLSQRLSAVHATHLTHDDIALLGKAGATVVMCPSTEADLADGIGPARELSDAGAAIALGTDQHAVIDPWIEMRTLEHGERLGTGQRGRFSPQELLRAATDGAARSMATPIASSALHIGAVCDLMVIDPASTRTAGSRPLQMTFSATASDVTDVVIAGELLASQGVHRRLGRPGSLLTEALKELS, from the coding sequence GTGAACGGGTTCTGGTGCGAGAGTGCCCTCATCACAGTCAACGGCGGCACGGGCGCTCCGGAAGTGGCCGCCGGCGTACGCCTGGAGACACAGGACGGCCGCATCTCGAACATCACCACGGGAGTCCAGCCCCAGCAAGGTGATACGAAACTGCTTGGCATAACCTTCCCGGCAGCGGCCAACGCCCATTCGCACGCTTTCCACAGAGTCCTGCGCGGGCGTACCCATGACGGTCGCGGAGACTTCTGGGTGTGGCGGGAGCAGATGTACCGGAGCGCGTCCGAGCTGACTCCGGAGAAATACGAGAAGCTGGCCACTGCCGTCTTCGCTGAAATGGTGGTAGCCGGCTTCAGCAGTGTGGCCGAATTCCACTATGTCCACCACCAGCTCAGCGGCGCACCCTATGCTGAACCGCATGCCATGGAGCTGGCCCTCGTCCGGGCGGCAATGTCAGCCGGGATCCGCCTCACCCTCTTGGACACTTTGTATCTGGCCGGAGGAATTGGAACGCCACTCAGCCCCGAACAGGCAAGGTTCGGGGACGCCGGTGTCGAAGCCTGGCTGGACCGCCTCTCCTCGCTTCGGACTGCGATAGCGAAGGACTATTCACCGGATCTCGTGAGCGTGGGTGCTGCCCTGCATTCCGTCCGTGCCGTGCCCGAAGAAGACCTCAAGGTTGTTGCCCGGGAGTTGCCTGCCGATATCCCCCTCCACATCCACCTGAGCGAACAACCCGCGGAAAACGAAGCCTGCCTGGAGGCCTACGGCACCACCCCGGCCGGACTCTTGGAGCGCCACGGGCTGCTGTCCCAAAGGCTCTCCGCCGTCCACGCCACGCACCTGACGCACGACGACATCGCCCTGCTCGGAAAAGCCGGGGCAACCGTGGTGATGTGCCCAAGCACCGAGGCCGACCTCGCGGACGGGATCGGCCCCGCAAGGGAGCTTTCCGACGCCGGAGCCGCCATAGCCCTCGGCACGGACCAGCACGCGGTGATCGATCCCTGGATTGAAATGCGGACGCTGGAACACGGGGAACGCCTGGGCACCGGGCAGCGCGGCAGGTTCTCCCCGCAGGAACTGCTGCGGGCCGCAACGGATGGGGCCGCACGATCCATGGCCACCCCCATCGCTTCCTCGGCGCTGCACATCGGCGCAGTCTGTGACCTCATGGTCATCGATCCCGCTTCGACCCGCACCGCCGGATCCCGGCCGCTCCAGATGACCTTCAGTGCGACTGCGAGCGACGTTACCGACGTCGTCATCGCCGGAGAGCTGCTCGCTTCCCAAGGCGTGCACAGGCGCCTCGGCAGGCCGGGCAGCCTCCTGACCGAAGCGTTGAAGGAGCTCTCCTAG
- a CDS encoding sugar porter family MFS transporter — MSNSSSEGLPPVPRKVIGLAVAGAVGGFLFGFDSSVVNGAVDAMKDEFLMSEAVTGFAVAVALLGCAAGAYLAGKVADKYGRIPAMKLGALLFLVSAVGTGLAFGVWDLIVWRLVGGLGIGLASVIAPAYISEISPRHVRGRLASLQQLAITTGIFAALLSDAVLATSAGSAGQPFWLGIEAWRWMFIACAVPAGIYGWIAFRLPESPHFLVLNGKEDAARKVFDTLMPGDDTERHIREIRESIEQDQLSTKKGSLRGKTFGLQTVVWIGIILSVLQQLVGINVIFYYSTTLWKAVGFHEQDSLAISVATSVTNILVTLVAIALVDRIGRRPILLAGSIGMAVSLGAMALAFSSSVGTGSEISLPGAWGPVALVAANVFVVSFGASWGPLVWVLLGEIFPSRIRARALGLAAAAQWIANFAITLSFPVMAAGSLPLTYAMYALFAAASFFFVMFKVPETNGMSLEQAETLFVPKGAKVAALASK; from the coding sequence ATGTCCAATTCCAGCTCCGAAGGCCTGCCCCCGGTGCCCCGCAAGGTGATCGGCCTTGCCGTCGCCGGCGCGGTCGGCGGATTCCTGTTTGGCTTCGACTCCTCCGTGGTCAACGGCGCCGTGGACGCCATGAAGGACGAGTTCCTGATGAGCGAGGCCGTCACGGGCTTCGCCGTGGCGGTGGCGCTGCTCGGCTGTGCCGCCGGCGCCTACCTGGCCGGGAAAGTCGCCGACAAGTACGGCCGCATCCCCGCCATGAAGCTGGGGGCCCTTCTGTTCCTTGTCAGCGCCGTGGGCACCGGCCTGGCGTTCGGCGTGTGGGACCTCATCGTGTGGCGCCTGGTGGGCGGACTCGGCATCGGCCTGGCATCGGTGATCGCACCGGCCTACATTTCCGAGATCTCCCCGCGGCACGTGCGCGGCCGCCTCGCCTCACTGCAGCAGCTCGCCATCACCACGGGCATCTTTGCCGCACTGCTGTCCGACGCCGTCCTGGCCACCTCCGCGGGCAGCGCGGGCCAGCCGTTCTGGCTGGGCATCGAGGCCTGGCGCTGGATGTTCATCGCCTGCGCCGTGCCTGCCGGCATCTACGGCTGGATCGCGTTCCGCCTGCCCGAATCCCCGCACTTCCTGGTCCTGAACGGCAAGGAGGACGCGGCCCGCAAGGTCTTCGACACCCTCATGCCCGGCGACGACACCGAGCGGCACATCCGCGAAATCCGCGAATCGATCGAGCAGGACCAGCTTTCCACCAAGAAGGGCTCCCTGCGCGGGAAGACCTTCGGCCTGCAGACGGTGGTGTGGATCGGCATCATCCTGTCCGTGCTGCAGCAGCTCGTGGGCATCAACGTGATCTTCTACTACTCCACCACGCTGTGGAAGGCCGTGGGCTTCCACGAGCAGGACTCCCTGGCCATCTCCGTGGCCACCTCCGTCACCAACATCCTGGTGACCCTCGTGGCGATCGCCCTGGTGGACCGCATCGGCCGCCGCCCCATCCTGCTGGCTGGCTCCATCGGCATGGCCGTCTCACTGGGCGCCATGGCCCTGGCCTTCTCCTCCTCGGTGGGCACCGGCTCCGAGATTTCCCTGCCCGGCGCGTGGGGTCCCGTGGCGCTCGTTGCCGCCAACGTCTTCGTGGTGAGCTTCGGCGCTTCCTGGGGCCCGCTGGTCTGGGTGCTCCTGGGCGAGATCTTCCCCTCCCGCATCCGTGCCCGGGCCCTGGGTCTCGCGGCGGCCGCGCAGTGGATCGCGAACTTCGCCATCACGCTCAGCTTCCCGGTCATGGCCGCGGGTTCGCTGCCGCTGACGTATGCCATGTACGCGCTGTTCGCGGCGGCGTCGTTCTTCTTTGTCATGTTCAAGGTGCCGGAAACGAACGGTATGTCGCTGGAGCAGGCCGAAACGCTGTTCGTGCCCAAGGGCGCCAAGGTGGCAGCGCTGGCCAGCAAGTAG
- a CDS encoding GNAT family N-acetyltransferase yields the protein MVTSDSAAVPALLTTDVDGGTFALRQAVRADLPAILRLLADDQLGAARESADDLAPYEQAFDAIDADPAHLLVVGELGGAVVATFQLSYLPGLSRKGSWRAQIEAVRVSGELRGQGVGALMIQWAIDQARGRGCSLVQLTTDKSRIAAHRFYERLGFVASHEGMKLTL from the coding sequence GTGGTGACTTCAGATTCCGCCGCCGTGCCCGCCCTGCTGACTACCGACGTCGACGGCGGGACGTTCGCCCTGCGCCAGGCGGTCAGGGCGGATCTCCCCGCGATCCTGCGGCTCCTCGCCGACGACCAGCTGGGTGCCGCGCGCGAAAGCGCCGACGATCTGGCTCCGTATGAGCAGGCTTTTGACGCGATCGACGCCGACCCGGCCCACCTTCTGGTGGTGGGTGAACTGGGTGGCGCTGTGGTGGCGACGTTCCAGCTCAGCTATCTTCCGGGCCTGTCGCGCAAGGGTTCATGGCGCGCCCAGATCGAGGCCGTCCGTGTATCCGGGGAGCTCCGCGGCCAGGGCGTCGGCGCGCTGATGATCCAGTGGGCCATTGACCAGGCCCGCGGGCGGGGTTGCTCGCTGGTGCAGCTGACCACGGACAAGTCCCGGATCGCCGCGCACCGCTTCTATGAGCGCCTGGGGTTCGTCGCGAGCCATGAAGGCATGAAGCTCACCCTCTGA
- a CDS encoding PadR family transcriptional regulator, translated as MGKQTTEMLKGTLEGIVLALLTGNPAYGYEITTLLRAQGFTEIAEGTVYALLVRIEQKGLVDVEKVPSEKGPPRKVYTLNAQGEKELDEFWNTWSFLSERLEQLRKGGN; from the coding sequence GTGGGCAAGCAAACAACGGAGATGCTCAAGGGGACACTGGAGGGCATCGTTCTGGCCCTCCTGACCGGAAACCCGGCATACGGATACGAGATCACCACGCTGCTCCGGGCGCAGGGTTTCACCGAAATCGCCGAGGGCACCGTGTACGCGCTGCTGGTCAGGATCGAGCAAAAGGGCCTGGTGGACGTCGAGAAGGTGCCGTCCGAAAAGGGGCCGCCCCGCAAGGTGTACACGCTCAACGCGCAGGGCGAAAAGGAACTGGACGAATTCTGGAACACATGGAGCTTCTTGTCCGAACGGCTTGAACAGCTCCGCAAGGGAGGAAACTGA
- a CDS encoding DUF1048 domain-containing protein yields the protein MAAKWIELVTGSLEQKKQYKQSKARLDALPEPYLSVANAFNRYFMYYGGVTEGETIVQMHSDLADLWERAAIDGTPVSEIVGEDPIEFAESFAQAYGGTRWIDKERARLNEAVDKAKAKEAGQ from the coding sequence ATGGCAGCGAAGTGGATCGAGCTGGTCACCGGCTCGCTTGAACAGAAGAAGCAGTACAAGCAGTCCAAGGCGCGGCTGGATGCCCTGCCCGAGCCCTACCTCAGCGTGGCAAACGCCTTCAACCGGTACTTCATGTACTACGGCGGCGTCACTGAAGGGGAGACGATCGTGCAGATGCACTCGGACCTCGCGGACCTGTGGGAACGCGCCGCCATCGACGGCACTCCCGTGAGCGAGATCGTCGGCGAAGATCCCATCGAGTTCGCCGAGAGCTTCGCCCAGGCCTACGGCGGAACGCGGTGGATCGACAAGGAACGGGCGCGTCTCAACGAGGCGGTCGACAAGGCGAAGGCGAAGGAGGCAGGGCAATGA
- a CDS encoding ABC transporter ATP-binding protein, with protein sequence MTATAIRVQGMEKSFKDLHVLRGVDFEVAAGSIFALLGSNGAGKTTLVRILSTLLKADAGTATVHGFDVAANPGDVRESISLTGQFAAVDEVLTGRENLVLVAKLRHLKNPGAIADELLGRFSLTEAGGRKAAEYSGGMRRRLDIAMSLIGQPKVIFLDEPTTGLDPQARIEVWNTVKDLAQNGTTVLLTTQYLDEAEHLADRIAILHKGTIIQNGTLDELKRLLPPAEIEYVEKQPSLEDVFLALVGETAEEQKEQEASR encoded by the coding sequence ATGACGGCCACGGCAATCCGGGTGCAGGGCATGGAGAAGTCCTTCAAGGATCTGCACGTGCTGCGCGGCGTGGACTTCGAGGTGGCGGCGGGCAGCATCTTCGCCCTCCTCGGCTCGAACGGGGCCGGGAAGACCACGCTCGTGCGCATCCTCTCGACGCTTCTGAAGGCCGACGCGGGAACCGCGACAGTGCACGGCTTCGACGTCGCCGCCAACCCGGGCGATGTGCGCGAGTCGATCAGCCTGACCGGGCAGTTCGCCGCGGTGGACGAAGTGCTCACGGGCCGGGAGAACCTCGTGCTGGTCGCGAAGCTCCGGCACCTGAAGAACCCGGGGGCGATCGCCGACGAGTTGCTGGGGCGCTTCTCGCTCACCGAGGCCGGCGGCCGCAAGGCAGCCGAATACTCGGGCGGCATGCGCCGCCGTCTCGACATCGCAATGAGCCTGATCGGCCAGCCGAAGGTGATCTTCCTCGACGAGCCGACCACCGGGCTCGACCCGCAGGCGCGCATCGAGGTGTGGAACACGGTCAAGGATCTCGCCCAGAACGGCACAACAGTGCTGCTCACCACCCAATACCTCGACGAGGCCGAGCATCTCGCCGACCGCATCGCGATCCTGCACAAGGGCACGATCATCCAGAACGGCACGCTCGACGAGCTCAAGCGGCTGTTGCCGCCGGCCGAGATCGAGTACGTCGAGAAGCAGCCCTCACTCGAAGACGTCTTCCTGGCGCTTGTCGGCGAGACGGCTGAAGAGCAGAAAGAACAGGAGGCATCCCGATGA
- a CDS encoding ABC transporter permease: MSTHVLSDTRVLTGRSLRHILRSPDTIITTAVTPIALMLLFVYVLGGAINTGSDESYINYMLPGILLITIASGIAYTAYRLFLDMQGGIFERFQSMPIARSSVLWAHVLTSLVANLVSVAIVVGVALLMGFRTGASVGAWLAIAGILVLFTLALTWLAVIAGLSAKTVDGASAFSYPLIFLPFISSAFVPTATMPGPVAWFAENQPVTSIVNSIRALFAQQPVGSDIWIALAWCFGILVLAYAFAMAAYRRKTA, encoded by the coding sequence ATGAGCACCCACGTCCTCAGCGATACCCGCGTCCTCACCGGCCGCTCGCTGCGCCACATCCTGCGCAGCCCCGACACGATCATCACCACCGCGGTCACTCCGATCGCGCTGATGCTGCTGTTCGTGTACGTGCTTGGCGGCGCGATCAATACCGGATCCGACGAGTCGTACATCAACTACATGCTCCCCGGCATCCTGCTGATCACGATTGCCTCCGGCATCGCCTACACCGCCTACCGCCTGTTCCTCGACATGCAGGGCGGCATCTTCGAGCGCTTCCAGTCCATGCCGATCGCGCGGTCGAGCGTGCTCTGGGCGCACGTGCTCACCTCGCTGGTGGCCAACCTCGTCTCGGTGGCGATCGTCGTCGGAGTGGCCCTCCTTATGGGGTTCCGCACCGGAGCATCCGTGGGGGCCTGGCTTGCTATCGCCGGCATCCTGGTCCTGTTCACGCTCGCCCTGACCTGGCTGGCCGTGATCGCCGGGCTCTCCGCGAAAACCGTCGACGGCGCCAGCGCGTTCAGTTACCCGCTGATCTTCCTGCCGTTCATCAGTTCGGCCTTCGTGCCGACCGCGACGATGCCGGGCCCGGTGGCCTGGTTCGCCGAGAACCAGCCAGTGACCTCGATCGTGAACTCCATCCGCGCGCTGTTCGCGCAGCAGCCGGTGGGCAGCGACATCTGGATTGCGCTGGCCTGGTGCTTCGGCATCCTGGTTCTCGCCTACGCCTTCGCCATGGCCGCGTACCGGCGGAAGACCGCCTAG